Proteins from a genomic interval of Panthera tigris isolate Pti1 chromosome A2, P.tigris_Pti1_mat1.1, whole genome shotgun sequence:
- the LOC102957129 gene encoding olfactory receptor 10H3-like, protein MAGQNYSMVTEFILVGFSNFPRHLLPTFFLLYLLMYLFTLLGNLLIMATVWSERSLHTPMYLFLCALSTSEILFTVAVTPRMLVDMLFTHRIITWTACASQMFFSFTFGFTHSFLLMIMGYDRYVAICHPLRYNVLMSPRGCARLVSLSWAGGSVMGMMLTLIVFHLTFCGSNVIHHFVCHVLSLLKLACGKETSSVTLAVILVCVSALMGCLFLIVLSYVFIVAAILRIPSAEGRHKTFSTCVSHLTVVIVHYGFASIIYLKPKGPHSMDSNTLMATTYTVFTPFLSPIIFSLRNKELKNALKKSFQRKFSPLSS, encoded by the coding sequence ATGGCTGGTCAGAACTATAGCATGGTGACTGAGTTCATCCTCGTGGGATTCTCTAACTTCCCAAGGCATCTTCTGCCCACTTTCTTCCTGCTGTACCTGCTCATGTACCTGTTCACGCTGTTGGGGAACCTGCTCATCATGGCCACTGTCTGGAGCGAGCGCAGCCTGCACACGCCCATGTACCTCTTCCTGTGCGCCCTGTCCACCTCTGAGATTCTGTTCACCGTTGCCGTCACCCCTCGCATGCTGGTTGACATGCTCTTCACCCACCGCATCATCACCTGGACGGCCTGTGCCAGCCagatgtttttctccttcacGTTTGGCTTCACCCACTCCTTCCTGCTCATGATCATGGGCTACGACCGCTACGTGGCCATCTGCCACCCCCTGCGCTACAATGTGCTCATGAGCCCCCGTGGCTGTGCCCGCCTTGTGTCCTTGtcctgggctggtggctcagtcatgggAATGATGTTGACACTGATAGTTTTTCACCTCACCTTCTGTGGGTCTAATGTGATCCACCATTTTGTCTGCCACGTGCTTTCCCTTCTAAAGTTGGCCTGTGGGAAGGAGACATCCTCCGTCACCTTGGCTGTGATCCTGGTGTGTGTCTCAGCTCTGATGGGCTGTTTATTCCTCATCGTCCTCTCCTATGTCTTCATCGTGGCCGCCATATTGCGGATCCCCTCTGCTGAGGGCAGGCACAAGACCTTCTCCACATGTGTGTCCCACCTCACGGTGGTCATTGTGCACTATGGCTTTGCCTCCATTATCTACCTCAAGCCCAAGGGCCCCCATTCTATGGACAGTAACACCCTGATGGCCACCACCTATACAGTCTTCACCCCCTTTCTCAGCCCGATCATTTTCAGCCTCAGGAATAAGGAGCTCAAGAATGCCTTAAAGAAAAGCTTCCAGAGAAAATTCAGTCCCTTAAGCTCCTGA